A window of the Dyadobacter pollutisoli genome harbors these coding sequences:
- a CDS encoding RNA polymerase sigma factor: MTFNEQELVKGCKQRNRIAQKQLYDVFGGKLFAICLRYTKNRTDAEDVLQDAFIKIYENIDSFRNDSPLEYWLRSVVVNTALNHLRQQKYWKDLDDIDIHHNGIADKEITLGNFQMQQLLELIQELPPGCQTIFNLYAIEGFQHNEIAQKLGISEGTSKSQYARARGILQQKLNKEKRFDDGSVRNKQF, translated from the coding sequence ATGACCTTTAACGAACAGGAATTGGTGAAAGGCTGCAAGCAGCGCAACCGCATCGCCCAGAAGCAACTTTATGATGTTTTTGGGGGTAAGTTGTTTGCTATTTGCCTTAGATATACCAAAAACCGTACAGATGCAGAAGATGTTTTACAAGATGCGTTTATTAAAATTTACGAAAATATAGATTCTTTCAGGAACGATAGCCCATTAGAGTACTGGTTGCGTTCTGTTGTAGTGAATACAGCGCTGAATCATTTGAGACAGCAGAAATATTGGAAAGACCTGGATGATATTGATATCCATCATAATGGAATTGCCGACAAAGAGATTACGCTCGGCAATTTTCAGATGCAGCAGTTGCTTGAACTGATCCAGGAATTGCCTCCGGGCTGCCAGACGATCTTCAATTTATATGCAATTGAAGGTTTTCAGCACAATGAAATCGCTCAAAAGTTGGGCATTTCCGAAGGAACCTCCAAGTCGCAGTATGCGCGGGCAAGGGGGATACTTCAACAAAAATTGAACAAGGAAAAAAGATTTGACGATGGATCCGTCCGAAATAAACAATTTTGA
- a CDS encoding muconolactone Delta-isomerase family protein has translation MSQYMVEIQLPAVMSEDFTAKIPAQRKKINELMEQGRLMSYALSDDYARLWCVVRAESEFEVMSLVSEFPLIDYMDPKISKLMFNNVVALRLPMFSLN, from the coding sequence ATGAGCCAATATATGGTTGAAATACAGCTTCCGGCTGTCATGTCGGAAGATTTCACAGCGAAAATACCTGCTCAGAGAAAAAAGATTAACGAGTTGATGGAGCAAGGCAGACTAATGTCTTATGCCTTGTCCGATGATTACGCCAGACTCTGGTGCGTGGTAAGAGCTGAAAGTGAATTTGAAGTAATGTCACTTGTCTCGGAGTTTCCTTTGATTGATTATATGGACCCCAAGATTTCAAAGCTGATGTTTAATAATGTTGTTGCCCTGAGGTTACCAATGTTTTCATTGAACTAA
- a CDS encoding GAF domain-containing protein, producing MAEELLIPTDTDRGTLYDVLFPQIQSLVETESDLTANLANVAAALKEAFGFFWVGFYIVKEGQLVLGPFQGPIACTRIPFHKGVCGASYSRRETIIVPDVEQFPGHIACSSASKSEIVLPVFHRNGTVAMVLDVDSDRLDDFSEADAVGLQRIIKLIERKL from the coding sequence ATGGCAGAAGAATTATTAATTCCAACAGATACGGATCGCGGGACATTGTATGATGTGTTGTTTCCACAAATTCAATCATTGGTTGAAACAGAAAGTGATCTGACTGCAAATCTGGCTAATGTAGCGGCTGCGCTCAAAGAGGCTTTCGGGTTTTTCTGGGTCGGATTTTATATTGTAAAAGAAGGACAGTTGGTACTTGGGCCTTTTCAGGGGCCGATCGCCTGCACCAGAATTCCGTTTCATAAGGGTGTTTGCGGGGCAAGTTACAGCAGGCGGGAAACCATTATAGTGCCTGACGTAGAGCAGTTCCCGGGGCACATTGCATGTAGTTCAGCATCCAAATCAGAAATTGTGCTGCCTGTTTTTCACAGGAATGGCACAGTTGCCATGGTACTGGACGTAGATAGCGATCGTCTGGATGATTTCAGCGAAGCAGACGCTGTTGGTCTGCAAAGGATTATCAAACTGATTGAAAGAAAATTGTAG